A section of the Cytobacillus luteolus genome encodes:
- the yabP gene encoding sporulation protein YabP, protein MSQYYEANGSNKGTVQEHDVVMRSRRLLDITGVKQVESFDNEEFLLETVMGFLAIRGQNLQMKNLDVDKGIVSIKGKVFDIVYLDEQHAEKAKGFFSKLFK, encoded by the coding sequence ATGAGTCAATATTATGAAGCGAATGGATCAAACAAAGGAACTGTCCAGGAACATGATGTAGTTATGAGAAGTAGAAGGCTACTTGATATTACAGGAGTAAAGCAGGTAGAAAGCTTTGATAACGAAGAGTTTTTGTTAGAGACAGTAATGGGCTTTTTAGCGATCAGGGGACAAAATCTGCAAATGAAAAATCTAGATGTGGATAAAGGTATAGTGTCAATAAAAGGTAAAGTGTTTGATATCGTCTATTTAGATGAGCAACACGCGGAGAAAGCTAAAGGATTCTTTAGCAAGTTATTTAAATGA